Proteins from one Phoenix dactylifera cultivar Barhee BC4 unplaced genomic scaffold, palm_55x_up_171113_PBpolish2nd_filt_p 000254F, whole genome shotgun sequence genomic window:
- the LOC103718924 gene encoding transcription factor bHLH93-like, with product MELDEHGFLEELLALRRETWDPLPTGMSEFFSSEGSLDCFQESQGLVAPSFSAFEGLAPPAEPNFDCLSEVYCPFGAGLIAAAPEIQSPTSVRPALEDAKVGLVHGDRHGVAGDGQALCKVELGQSAEAPAVCGMGGCMERRKKKRAEGLPSKNLMAERRRRKRLNDRLSMLRSVVPKISKMDRTSILGDTIDYMKELLERIKQLQDEIEVGSEQPNLLGIFKELNPNEILVRNSPKFDVERRDSDTRIEICCTAKPGLLLSTVNTLEALGLEIQQCVVSCFNDFGMQASCSEDVEQRVVMSSDEIKQALFRNAGYGGRCL from the exons ATGGAGCTAGACGAGCATGGCTTCCTGGAGGAGCTTCTGGCTCTCAGGAGGGAGACATGGGACCCTCTACCCACTGGGATGAGTGAGTTCTTCTCCAGCGAAGGGAGCTTGGACTGCTTCCAAGAGAGCCAAGGCTTGGTAGCTCCCAGCTTCTCGGCATTTGAAGGCCTCGCCCCGCCGGCGGAGCCGAATTTTGATTGTTTGAGTGAGGTCTACTGCCCGTTTGGTGCTGGGTTGATTGCAGCGGCACCGGAGATCCAGTCGCCGACGTCGGTGCGGCCGGCGTTGGAGGATGCCAAAGTTGGTTTGGTTCATGGTGATCGGCATGGTGTAGCGGGAGATGGGCAGGCTCTGTGCAAGGTGGAGTTGGGGCAGTCGGCGGAGGCGCCTGCGGTGTGTGGGATGGGCGGCTgcatggagaggaggaagaagaagagggctgAGGGGCTGCCGTCAAAGAATCTGATGGCCGAAAGGCGGCGGAGGAAGCGGCTTAACGATCGGCTGTCGATGCTTCGGTCCGTTGTTCCAAAGATCAGCAAG ATGGATAGGACTTCTATTCTTGGTGATACCATAGATTACATGAAAGAGCTGCTGGAAAGGATCAAGCAACTGCAGGACGAGATCGAAGTGGGCTCGGAGCAGCCGAATCTCTTGGGCATCTTCAAGGAGTTGAATCCCAATGAGATATTGGTGAGGAACTCTCCCAAG TTTGATGTCGAGAGGAGAGACTCCGACACCCGAATAGAGATTTGCTGCACAGCGAAGCCAGGTTTGCTGCTGTCGACCGTGAACACTCTGGAGGCTCTGGGGCTGGAGATCCAGCAGTGTGTTGTTAGCTGCTTCAATGACTTTGGAATGCAAGCTTCTTGCTCCGAG GATGTGGAGCAGAGGGTTGTAATGAGCTCTGATGAGATAAAGCAGGCATTGTTCAGGAATGCAGGATATGGAGGAAGGTGTTTGTAG
- the LOC103701059 gene encoding LOW QUALITY PROTEIN: ornithine decarboxylase-like (The sequence of the model RefSeq protein was modified relative to this genomic sequence to represent the inferred CDS: deleted 1 base in 1 codon), translating into MAGGSLIQAALGAPGVKGKKVSSLKRASKEGVTSFIQSIITKKHEVKDPFYILDLGVVVDLFKKWSHHLEKVQPFYAVKCNPEPAFLGAMAALGSGFDCASRGEIESVLALGVSPDRIIYANPCKAESPIKYAANVGVNLTTFDAREEIDKLRRWHPKCELLIRPKAPDDGEARCPLGPKYGALPEEVFPLLQAANDAQLAVVGVSFHVGSAVMRSQVFSGAIAAAKAVFNAAEQLGMPHLQILNIGGGFTAGAQFDEASGVVNSTLLQYFANEPSLKVIAEPGRFFAETAFTLATNIIGKRVREELREYWINDGIYGSMNCIVYDHASVMALPLACSSDSDNPTCQGKQRYPSTVFGPTCDALDTVLTGHQLPELHVNDWLVFPNMGAYTASAGSNFNGFTTSAIFTHLAYTNPFQHE; encoded by the exons ATGGCCGGAGGAAGCCTCATCCAGGCTGCACTTGGTGCCCCAGGGGTCAAGGGGAAGAAGGTATCAAGCCTCAAAAGAGCGTCAAAGGAAGGTGTAACCAGCTTCATTCAGTCCATCATCACCAAGAAGCATGAGGTGAAAGACCCCTTTTATATCTTGGACCTTGGTGTGGTCGTAGATCTCTTCAAGAAATGGAGCCATCATCTGGAGAAGGTCCAACCCTTCTATGCAGTCAAGTGCAACCCGGAGCCTGCCTTCCTTGGAGCAATGGCGGCCCTCGGCTCTGGCTTTGACTGTGCTAGCCGTGGGGAGATCGAGTCGGTCCTAGCCCTTGGTGTCTCTCCAGACCGCATCATCTATGCTAACCCATGCAAGGCTGAGTCTCCCATCAAGTATGCTGCCAATGTTGGTGTCAACCTGACAACCTTTGATGCCAGGGAAGAAATCGACAAACTTCGCAGGTGGCATCCAAAATGCGAGCTCTTAATCAGGCCCAAGGCTCCAGATGATGGTGAGGCCCGATGTCCCTTGGGA CCCAAGTATGGTGCACTTCCGGAGGAGGTTTTTCCTTTGCTTCAGGCTGCAAATGATGCACAGCTTGCAGTTGTTGGTGTCTCATTCCATGTAGGGAGTGCGGTGATGCGATCACAGGTTTTCAGTGGAGCGATTGCAGCAGCTAAAGCCGTGTTCAACGCAGCAGAGCAGCTCGGGATGCCCCATTTGCAGATCCTTAACATTGGTGGTGGGTTCACAGCTGGTGCACAGTTTGATGAAGCTTCAGGCGTCGTCAACTCAACGCTCCTTCAATACTTTGCCAATGAGCCCAGCCTGAAGGTAATAGCCGAACCAGGAAGGTTCTTTGCTGAGACTGCATTCACACTTGCCACCAACATCATAGGGAAGAGGGTGCGTGAGGAGCTGAGGGAGTACTGGATCAATGATGGGATATATGGTTCCATGAATTGCATCGTGTACGACCATGCAAGTGTGATGGCACTGCCATTGGCTTGCTCCTCAGACAGTGATAACCCAACATGCCAAGGGAAGCAAAGGTACCCGTCTACAGTGTTTGGCCCCACGTGTGACGCACTTGACACAGTCCTCACCGGGCACCAGCTTCCAGAACTACACGTCAATGACTGGCTTGTGTTTCCCAACATGGGGGCATACACAGCATCTGCTGGGTCCAACTTCAACGGGTTCACCACCTCTGCCATATTCACCCACCTAGCTTACACCAACCCATTCCAACATGAATGA